ACGCCACTCCTCTCACCACGTGACTTGGCACCCATCGAATCCTAAGACGCCCGTCCTGGTCCTGAAAGTGCTCTGTATGACCACCGAGCTTCACTTCGTATGCGATTTCCGGCCTATGGCTTTCCCATGGATTTCCCAAAGACAGCCATTTATCGGTGGTCTCGATCTGTTTGCCGTCCTGAATGGTTTGCGAGAAGATCCCAAATTCGTACCGTATCCCGTATCCTATGGAGGGGATCTGCAGAGTGGCAAGGGAATCCAGAAAGCACGCAGCAAGTCGGCCGAGTCCGCCGTTTCCTAGCCCGGGTTCGGGTTCATGCTCCAGGAGGGCGTTCCAATCCCCGCCCGCTGCTTCGAAGGTTTCCCGAACTTCTTCGTAAATCCCCAAGTTGATCAGATTGTTGGCAAGCTGTGGCCCCAGAAGGAATTCCGCGGAAAGATAGCTGACAGCGCGAAGACGGCCTTTCATGTAGGTCTCGGCACTCCGAATCCAACGATGGAGAAGCCGGTCTTTCACAGTGTAAGCGAGGGCCATGTACTGGTCGTTCAGCGTGGCTATTTTGGGGATTCTCCCCTGCGAATACCTGAGATGGTCCAAAAATCCGCGTTTGAGAGCGTCAAGACTCAATCCCCTCCGACTTCCCCACAGATCCTGTTTCTGCTGCCCATTGTCGACTTTCTTATCCATCACAACGCCCTCAATTTCCATGGAATCCAAACTCGGTCTTCTCCAGGGACGAGGTTCGCAGCGTCCTGGTACAGGATAAAGGCTCGTGCTAAATCGAGCAAGGCTAGATTCTAAAGTTCTTAGAAGTATGACATTCCTGGCCTTGGAAAAGACGGGCTCGTGAAGATTTACAGTTTCTAAACGGCATCCTTCCTTTATTGAGAAAGTGGTATTCCTTCAATTATCAACGGAGATGAGACGCTCGGGGACATGTCATTGCGAGGAGCAGAGCGACGTGGCAATCTCCTGATACATCCTGTACCTTCAAGGGATTGCTTCGCTTCGCTCGCAATGACAGGTATTCAGATGCTCTGGCATCAACGATGCGGTTCGCTTCGCTCACCGGCTCCTTGTATGGGCCGTTTGCTTGACCGGGACACCTTTGATGAGGTAGGCTCACTAAGTTCAATGGAGAGCCGTATTAACTGGATAAAATGGCTTCGTTTCCATCTTTGACTAATTGCGGCAACAAGGGGTAGATGTGCGCCCGTTTTCCGGTCCGGCTTCCCTCCAAGACATGATTTACTCACGTTCAGGATCATAATGGGTATTGCAACCGACATAATCATCCTCGTCGTTGTCGCTTTCTTCTGCGGATTATTGCTGCAGAGACTCGGCCAACCATTAATTCTAGGCTATATCGCAGCGGGCGTAATTCTGGGACCACATACAGATGGTGTTACCGTATCGAATGTGCATCAAATCGAATTGCTTGCTGAAATCGGGATTGCCCTTCTGCTGTTCGCTCTCGGCTTGGAGTTTTCTCTCAAGGACCTGAAACCGGTCAAGAAGATAGCTTTGATAGGGACGCCAATCCAAATTGCCCTAACAATTGGCCTTGGCAGTGGCATAGGACATTTTATGGGGTGGGATTGGAAATCGTCACTGTGGCTAGGAGCGCTCATCTCTCTTTCGAGCACCATGGTGATTCTCAAAACGCTGATGAATCAGGGTTGGCTGGGCACTCTCTCAAGCAAAGTGATGATAGGAATGCTTATCGTCCAGGATTTGGCCGTGATCCCAATGATGGTAATTCTCCCCCAGCTTAACAATCCTGCCCTTGGACTTCCTGCGCTCGGTCTGGCTGCATTAAAAGCAGCGGGCTTTATAGCCGGGATGATTTTGCTGGGGAGCAGGTTGTTGCCTGGAATAATGGCGCATATCGCAAAGCTCGGTTCGAGAGAACTCTTTTTGCTAGGAATCACGGCAATCGGTCTAGGAGTGGGATATCTGACATATCTGGTCGGGCTCTCGTTTGCCTTTGGTGCATTTGTTGCCGGTATGGTGCTGAATGAATCGGACTACGGACATCAAGCCCTCAGTGACATTATTCCTCTTCGAGATCTTTTTGGTTTATTGTTTTTTACATCTGTAGGGATGCTTTTGGATCCCGCGTTCATAATGGAACATCTCGGATCTTTGGCTCTCTTGGTGCTTGTTGTGGGCATAGGCAAGGGACTGATATTCGCCTTCATTGCCAGACTCTTCAGATATAGTAATGTGATTCCTTTGGCACTCGGATTGGGTTTGTTTCAAGTGGGAGAATTCTCTTTCGTTTTGGCTCAAGTAGGCGTGTCTACCAACTCCATTGATAAAGACGTATATTCGTTCGTAATGAGCGCCGCAATATTGACTATGGTGCTTACACCTCTCGTATCGGGTCAGACGGCAAGACTCTACGCTCTCAAAAAACGCCGGTTTCGCCATGAAGCCCTGGAATCTTCAAACATACCAGTTGGCGGACTTCGCGGACACGTGATTATTGCAGGTGGGGGTAGGGTAGGTTTCCAGATAGCACAGGTGTTGAAGCGGTTAGGTCTGCAATTTGTGATTGTCGAGCTCGATCACCGACGGGTAGAGCAAGCTAAAGAAGCCGGAATGACAGTGGTTTATGGGGACGTTAGTCAGGAAATTGTCTTGGATGCAGCAGGAATCAAAGATGCTTCCCAACTAATTGTAACAATTCCTGGAATTGTAGAAGCAAGAGCGACGATTATTCAGGCGCAACGTTTGAACAATAAAATCGAAATCATCGCAAGAACGTCCAGCTCGGAATATTTCGATCTCTTGAAAAATCTTGGGGTTTCAGTCGTTATACTTCCAGAATTTGAAGCCAGTCTGGAGATTACCCACCAATCTCTTCTTCGTCTTCAGGTGCCATCAAGTGAAGTCCAGCGCTACACCGATACTGTACGCCAGGAGCTCTATGCTGATTGGTTTAGCAATAACGATGATTACCGAATCTTGTCTCACCTCCGCGGCGCCGAGAAGCAGTTCGATCTGCAGTGGATTCTCTTGTCCCCAGAAAGCCCGATCGTTGACAAATCGATAGGTGAAATTGGAGTTCGGAAGAAAACGGGAGCTTCAGTAGTAGGTGTAATCAGAGAGGAAAGACTCAACGCAAATCCTGATGCTGATTTTGTTTTCCGGCCCAATGATTGGGTCGCTATCATAGGGAGTGA
The sequence above is a segment of the Desulfomonile tiedjei DSM 6799 genome. Coding sequences within it:
- a CDS encoding cation:proton antiporter domain-containing protein produces the protein MGIATDIIILVVVAFFCGLLLQRLGQPLILGYIAAGVILGPHTDGVTVSNVHQIELLAEIGIALLLFALGLEFSLKDLKPVKKIALIGTPIQIALTIGLGSGIGHFMGWDWKSSLWLGALISLSSTMVILKTLMNQGWLGTLSSKVMIGMLIVQDLAVIPMMVILPQLNNPALGLPALGLAALKAAGFIAGMILLGSRLLPGIMAHIAKLGSRELFLLGITAIGLGVGYLTYLVGLSFAFGAFVAGMVLNESDYGHQALSDIIPLRDLFGLLFFTSVGMLLDPAFIMEHLGSLALLVLVVGIGKGLIFAFIARLFRYSNVIPLALGLGLFQVGEFSFVLAQVGVSTNSIDKDVYSFVMSAAILTMVLTPLVSGQTARLYALKKRRFRHEALESSNIPVGGLRGHVIIAGGGRVGFQIAQVLKRLGLQFVIVELDHRRVEQAKEAGMTVVYGDVSQEIVLDAAGIKDASQLIVTIPGIVEARATIIQAQRLNNKIEIIARTSSSEYFDLLKNLGVSVVILPEFEASLEITHQSLLRLQVPSSEVQRYTDTVRQELYADWFSNNDDYRILSHLRGAEKQFDLQWILLSPESPIVDKSIGEIGVRKKTGASVVGVIREERLNANPDADFVFRPNDWVAIIGSESNRESFAKMASPVN